A single genomic interval of Arachis duranensis cultivar V14167 chromosome 7, aradu.V14167.gnm2.J7QH, whole genome shotgun sequence harbors:
- the LOC107496995 gene encoding uncharacterized protein LOC107496995 isoform X2, with product MEPSPSTRYNLRSRGRIIGNRLLRLRRGVPVYNHHHSCQKPCRPSVKKVQKPCGPSILRGTDEELGNQRPHDCKIRKEQRRQSRLRFMEKYRAYPFVAMQHYNRMLKEEEQYKVYDRGDGIMSAYKKVGVFHQLHILGVPKSFEYMQNSSDDDVPVKHFYARIHQAPKRNTHVDYCEPFEGEGPPWKGLDITRVVPLCCKFCGLANGRAIKSRSLELSEQAKANGEDSDSDYWDGYSDPNAPKKEIRGALAEFRRRR from the exons ATGGAACCATCACCATCAACGCGATACAATCTGCGATCTCGTGGTCGTATAATCGGCAACCGCCTTTTGAGGTTACGCCGAGGAGTTCCAGTCTATAATCATCACCACTCATG TCAAAAGCCTTGTAGGCCCTCCGTTAAAAAAGT ACAAAAGCCTTGTGGACCCTCGATACTTAGAGGAACTGATGAGGAACTAGG AAATCAAAGGCCACATGATTGTAAGATTAGAAAAGA ACAACGGAGACAAAGTAGATTACGTTTTATGGAGAAGTATCGGGCTTATCCATTTGTGGCAATGCAACACTACAACAGAATGCTAAAAGAG GAAGAACAGTACAAAGTTTATGATCGTGGAGATGGGATTATGTCGGCTTACAAAAAAGTTGGTGTTTTTCATCAACTGCACATTTTGGGGGTGCCAAAATCTTTTGAATACATGCAGAACTCATCGGATGATGATGTTCCTGTTAAGCACTTTTATGCCCGGATCCATCAAGCACCCAAAAGGAATACTCATGTAGATTACTGTGAGCCTTTTGAAGGAGAAGGACCTCCATGGAAAG GTCTTGATATTACCCGAGTCGTTCCCTTGTGCTGTAAATTTTGTGGTCTTGCAAATGGGCGTGCTATCAAGTCAAGATCATTAGAATTGAG CGAGCAAGCTAAAGCTAATGGAGAAGATTCGGATTCAGACTACTGGGA TGGTTACTCGGACCCTAATGCCCCTAAAAAAGAAATCAGAGGAGCATTAGCAGAATTTAGGAGAAGGCGTTGA
- the LOC107496995 gene encoding uncharacterized protein LOC107496995 isoform X1: MEPSPSTRYNLRSRGRIIGNRLLRLRRGVPVYNHHHSWLLLVTSFMLSLLIIICLLNYHSCQISDILVFFFSMFFLYKSILLAIKVKSLVGPPLKKQKPCGPSILRGTDEELGNQRPHDCKIRKEQRRQSRLRFMEKYRAYPFVAMQHYNRMLKEEEQYKVYDRGDGIMSAYKKVGVFHQLHILGVPKSFEYMQNSSDDDVPVKHFYARIHQAPKRNTHVDYCEPFEGEGPPWKGLDITRVVPLCCKFCGLANGRAIKSRSLELSEQAKANGEDSDSDYWDGYSDPNAPKKEIRGALAEFRRRR; encoded by the exons ATGGAACCATCACCATCAACGCGATACAATCTGCGATCTCGTGGTCGTATAATCGGCAACCGCCTTTTGAGGTTACGCCGAGGAGTTCCAGTCTATAATCATCACCACTCATGGTTGTTACTTGTTACAAGCTTCATGCTTTCTCTtctaattattatttgtttacttAATTATCATTCCTGCCAAATTAGTGATatattggttttttttttctctatgttTTTCCTTTACAAATCAATTTTGCTTGCAATCAAAGTCAAAAGCCTTGTAGGCCCTCCGTTAAAAAA ACAAAAGCCTTGTGGACCCTCGATACTTAGAGGAACTGATGAGGAACTAGG AAATCAAAGGCCACATGATTGTAAGATTAGAAAAGA ACAACGGAGACAAAGTAGATTACGTTTTATGGAGAAGTATCGGGCTTATCCATTTGTGGCAATGCAACACTACAACAGAATGCTAAAAGAG GAAGAACAGTACAAAGTTTATGATCGTGGAGATGGGATTATGTCGGCTTACAAAAAAGTTGGTGTTTTTCATCAACTGCACATTTTGGGGGTGCCAAAATCTTTTGAATACATGCAGAACTCATCGGATGATGATGTTCCTGTTAAGCACTTTTATGCCCGGATCCATCAAGCACCCAAAAGGAATACTCATGTAGATTACTGTGAGCCTTTTGAAGGAGAAGGACCTCCATGGAAAG GTCTTGATATTACCCGAGTCGTTCCCTTGTGCTGTAAATTTTGTGGTCTTGCAAATGGGCGTGCTATCAAGTCAAGATCATTAGAATTGAG CGAGCAAGCTAAAGCTAATGGAGAAGATTCGGATTCAGACTACTGGGA TGGTTACTCGGACCCTAATGCCCCTAAAAAAGAAATCAGAGGAGCATTAGCAGAATTTAGGAGAAGGCGTTGA